From the genome of Oikeobacillus pervagus:
TTTGGATGGATTTCGCTACACATTCTGCATCGTTGAAACGGCTTTTTCCTTTCTCTTGAAGGAAACCGGCCAAATCTTCTAATGGCATTTGTGCTAGTTCATCTAGGCTGAATTTTTCGGAGAACATTTCCATCATGGCGTTTCCGAAAACAGAGGAATCCACCTCTTGAGAAAAGGTATTACATTTAAAACTCAAGTGTTGTAAGAAATGTTGTTTCTCTTTAGTCACTTGATGGATGAGTTGGTAACGAGAACGAGTCAATTGTTGTAAGGCAATATACTGTTCTTCCTTTACCACGGACATGGAATTACGGCCGAAGCGAAGATAGTCAGCTATCACAAAAGCATCAATCTCATCTGTCTTATCCATATCCGAATAGCTTTTCTTAAAATTGGCAATCTGTTTAGGATTCATGACAAAAACCTTGGCGTCAAGGCCCTTTAGTGATTCATCATTATGCAAAAACATGGATGGATGAAAACTATAAACGGACGTAGATTCTAATCCAATTTTTAATGTTTGAACATCTTTGTCCATGGTGCAATCTAGAATACGATCCCGGAGTTGTGTGGCACCTGGAAGATCGTTAGAGACGGTAAAGGAAGTAAGCTTTTCTCCTTCATCGCCCAAAATACAAACTTTAATATCAAAAGAACTAATATCTAAACCAACAAATAATTTCATGGGTTGTCCCCTCCTTTCAAATTAGAATCATTGGTGTTTTTCTTGGATGCCCTGAGATATCTCTAGTGTGAACGCCGACCAGCAACCTCGTGTATCAGAACTTGCCCTGATTCGAAAGCCGCCCTAGAGCTACTATCATCTAGGTTCGAGATTCAGGGAGAACAGCCTGCGAGTAGGAAGCACCGCACGTACACTGAGAAACAGTCTTTAAATGTGGCTAAGCCCACAGGGGGAAAAAGAATTGTCCCAAATGATCCTAATCTCATTATCTAGAAATATCTCGGGACATCCAAGAGATTTGGATGAATTATTACAGGAAAATAGGAATTTATAGGCCCTTAAAAATGGGGCTTAAACATAATATACGAGGGGGGAGAATAGTGATACCAATTATTCTATCTATAATACTAATAATTGCCTTAGTTTTTTCCATTTCAACTGTGGTTCGAAAAAGAAAAAAGGCAGGTATCACAGGGATAAAAAGTGCCTTAACCTCAATTTGTTTTTA
Proteins encoded in this window:
- a CDS encoding IS110 family transposase, which translates into the protein MKLFVGLDISSFDIKVCILGDEGEKLTSFTVSNDLPGATQLRDRILDCTMDKDVQTLKIGLESTSVYSFHPSMFLHNDESLKGLDAKVFVMNPKQIANFKKSYSDMDKTDEIDAFVIADYLRFGRNSMSVVKEEQYIALQQLTRSRYQLIHQVTKEKQHFLQHLSFKCNTFSQEVDSSVFGNAMMEMFSEKFSLDELAQMPLEDLAGFLQEKGKSRFNDAECVAKSIQKAVRSSYRLDKVVEDSIDVLLGTSIEVIRTLQKQVKEIEKAIGRIMAGLVETQTLQSIPGIGPVFTAGIIAEIGQIDRFEDETKIAKYAGLYWRKHQSGRFTADDTSLSHNGNQYLRYYLVEAANSVRRHIPEYQEYYAKKYKEVPKHQHKRALVLTARKFVRLVDALLRNHQIYTPKRSVNI